In a genomic window of Chrysemys picta bellii isolate R12L10 chromosome 1, ASM1138683v2, whole genome shotgun sequence:
- the IL2RA gene encoding interleukin-2 receptor subunit alpha, whose protein sequence is MELVFLFLWGLLRSGEATGHGTGKCSAPHYIEFAEITIDRIMVGSKVRYKCEAGYRRILGESNFIVCINDTGLIHWTTKASVCERDSGATSQQSERKPENPVTIVPSDTAGYCGIPSPMEHATPTVTHYAVGQELHYKCLSGYNARPPTSDISTCKEERGKTFWTRLSLLCTNDSKSGEEMTQPIPITDTSELFHVPSVMFPVTVAVSAVFPIIFIILGWIIVPKLWRWRSLTEDVKIEKTKSILITAARVEMENEEEAHRLKSNM, encoded by the exons ATGGAGCTCGTTTTTCTTTTCTTGTGGGGCTTGCTCAGATCCGGAGAGGCAACTGGACATGGAACTG GGAAGTGCTCCGCCCCACACTACATTGAGTTTGCTGAGATTACCATTGACAGGATCATGGTGGGCAGCAAGGTGCGATACAAGTGTGAAGCTGGCTATAGAAGGATACTTGGGGAGAGTAACTTTATTGTCTGTATTAATGATACTGGGCTTATTCACTGGACCACAAAAGCTTCTGTATGTGAAC GGGACTCCGGGGCTACTTCACAACAGTCAGAAAGAAAACCTGAGAATCCAGTCACCATAGTGCCATCTGACACAGCAG GTTACTGTGGGATACCCAGCCCTATGGAACATGCCACACCTACGGTGACACATTATGCCGTGGGTCAGGAACTGCATTACAAGTGTCTGAGCGGTTATAATGCTCGACCCCCAACCTCTGATATCAGCACATGTAAGGAAGAGCGTGGGAAAACCTTCTGGACCAGGCTAAGTCTGCTGTGCACTAATGACAGCAAGAGTGGAGAAGAGATGACACAACCGATTCCAATAACAG ATACATCAGAGCTGTTCCATGTCCCATCAGTGATGTTTCCTGTCACAG TTGCTGTCTCTGCGGTCTTCCCAATCATTTTCATCATTTTGGGGTGGATCATCGTACCGAAACTATG GAGATGGAGGAGTTTGACAGAAGACGTAAAGATTGAAAAGACCAAGTCCATTCTAATAACAGCAGCAAGAGTGGAAATGGAGAATGAGGAGGAAGCTCACAGACTAAAATCCAATATGTGA